One window from the genome of Methanobrevibacter thaueri encodes:
- a CDS encoding amino acid ABC transporter ATP-binding protein has translation MSLLEIKNLKKSFGDNVVLKDISLSVEKGEVLAIIGPSGSGKSTLLRCITDLETEDSGEIKFDGTFGLVFQNFNLFPHHSVMKNITNAPLRVQKRDKTEVFAHARDLLKKMGLEDKEDAYPCELSGGQQQRVSIARALAMNPDILFFDEPTSALDPELTGEILTVIKELAAEHMTMVIVTHEMAFARNVADTIIFMDGGVIVEEGSPDEVFSSDNPRMKEFLGKFYD, from the coding sequence ATGAGTTTGCTTGAAATTAAAAATCTCAAGAAGAGTTTCGGTGATAATGTAGTTTTAAAGGATATTTCTCTTAGCGTTGAAAAAGGTGAAGTTCTCGCAATTATCGGACCGTCAGGTTCAGGTAAATCAACATTATTAAGATGCATTACTGATTTGGAAACTGAAGACAGTGGAGAAATCAAATTTGACGGAACCTTTGGACTTGTGTTCCAAAACTTCAACCTGTTTCCGCATCATTCAGTAATGAAAAACATTACAAACGCACCATTGAGAGTTCAGAAAAGAGACAAAACAGAAGTCTTTGCACATGCAAGGGACTTGCTTAAGAAAATGGGTCTGGAAGATAAGGAAGACGCTTACCCTTGTGAACTGTCTGGGGGTCAGCAACAACGTGTGTCCATTGCAAGGGCACTTGCGATGAATCCCGACATATTGTTCTTCGATGAACCTACTTCAGCATTGGATCCGGAGCTTACCGGAGAAATTCTCACTGTAATTAAGGAATTGGCCGCTGAACACATGACAATGGTTATTGTAACTCACGAAATGGCCTTCGCTCGTAATGTAGCTGATACAATTATCTTTATGGATGGCGGCGTTATTGTTGAGGAAGGTTCTCCTGATGAAGTATTCTCATCAGACAACCCAAGAATGAAAGAATTCCTAGGAAAATTTTATGATTAA
- a CDS encoding amino acid ABC transporter permease, producing the protein MILSNVISQLLGGMVTSIEIFLLTLLFALPLGLLVAGGRMSNFGPIRWLMKIYISIMRGTPLMLQLIIVFFAPYYVFGMSLSADYRFIAVIIAFTINYAAYFAEIYRGGIESINSGQYEAAQVLGYSKLETFFIIIMPQVFKVILPSVTNEVITLVKDTSLSFVIAIPEMFTVAKQIAAADASIAALLVAGIFYYLFNIIVAFFMEYLEKRMDYYE; encoded by the coding sequence ATGATTTTAAGTAATGTAATTTCACAACTGCTCGGAGGTATGGTTACCTCTATTGAGATATTTTTACTTACACTTTTATTCGCTCTTCCTCTCGGTTTACTTGTAGCCGGCGGAAGAATGAGTAATTTCGGACCAATCCGATGGTTAATGAAGATTTATATCTCAATCATGAGGGGAACACCATTAATGCTTCAGTTGATTATTGTTTTCTTTGCACCATATTACGTATTCGGTATGAGTCTATCAGCGGATTACCGTTTCATTGCAGTTATTATAGCGTTTACAATAAACTACGCTGCGTACTTTGCTGAGATATATCGTGGTGGTATCGAGTCAATCAATAGCGGTCAATATGAAGCGGCTCAGGTTCTTGGTTATTCAAAATTAGAAACATTTTTCATAATCATCATGCCTCAAGTGTTTAAGGTAATTCTTCCTTCTGTAACTAATGAAGTTATAACACTCGTAAAGGACACTTCACTTTCATTTGTTATTGCTATACCTGAAATGTTCACAGTTGCAAAACAGATTGCTGCTGCAGATGCGTCCATTGCAGCATTGCTTGTAGCAGGTATATTCTATTATTTATTCAACATTATTGTTGCGTTCTTCATGGAATATCTCGAAAAAAGAATGGACTATTATGAATAG
- a CDS encoding amino acid ABC transporter substrate-binding protein yields the protein MNKKIGLILALVLVAFLVMGTASAGLFDFLGGNDSGNATTNDENTFIVGFDAEFPPYGFKDDSGNYTGFDLDLAKEVCERNNWTFVPQPIDWDAKDAEIDSGSIDCIWNGFTIDGRENDYTWSDPYFDNKQVFIVKTDSGINTIDDLKGKTVETQKDSSALAALQGDNKTIADTFGTLTEVADYNTAFMDLESGACDAIAMDIGVGEYDIKNKDNPDDYQVLDQFITTEKYGIGFKKGNDDLKNQVQDTLNEMFKDGTVAKIAEKYGISQDALIQP from the coding sequence ATGAATAAAAAGATAGGTTTAATATTAGCTTTAGTATTAGTGGCTTTCTTAGTCATGGGTACTGCAAGCGCTGGTTTATTTGACTTTTTAGGAGGGAATGATTCAGGAAATGCAACCACCAACGATGAAAACACTTTCATTGTAGGTTTTGATGCTGAGTTCCCACCATATGGATTTAAGGACGACAGTGGAAACTACACTGGTTTCGACTTAGACTTAGCAAAAGAAGTATGTGAAAGAAACAATTGGACATTTGTACCTCAACCTATTGATTGGGATGCAAAAGATGCTGAAATCGATTCTGGTTCCATCGACTGTATTTGGAACGGATTTACCATTGACGGTAGGGAAAATGATTACACCTGGTCTGACCCTTACTTTGACAACAAACAAGTTTTCATCGTAAAAACCGATTCTGGTATTAACACTATCGATGACTTAAAAGGAAAAACCGTTGAAACACAAAAAGATTCATCAGCATTAGCTGCTCTCCAAGGAGACAACAAAACTATAGCTGATACTTTCGGAACTTTAACTGAAGTGGCTGATTATAATACTGCATTCATGGACTTAGAATCAGGTGCATGTGATGCTATCGCAATGGATATCGGTGTTGGAGAATATGACATCAAAAACAAAGATAATCCAGACGATTACCAAGTATTAGATCAATTTATCACTACCGAAAAATACGGTATTGGATTCAAAAAAGGTAACGATGACTTGAAAAACCAAGTACAAGACACCTTAAACGAAATGTTTAAAGATGGTACCGTTGCAAAAATCGCTGAAAAATACGGTATTTCTCAAGATGCATTAATCCAACCGTAA
- a CDS encoding acyltransferase, with the protein MANRLEYIDLLKVFSILAIITIHAFMVWQSAEILNGVLIYSFCEVVRFGVPVFLMVSGALLLNREINIVDFFKKKVNRIVVPFVFYYILTAFVIVVLLNTSHNQVENIFAFRWYFWMILGVYLSLPVINKYVQNSSLNELRYFILLFVLAAIFYQITYYFKIEQYLYLTLFLSPLGYLILGYYLSKKTFNMSANKIVMLALVIFIVSTVIKVFGHQFNYMMITDDYVANTSPILSSWLDVSIFQIMQASSFFLMCKYIYETDAIPFKSIKKVLQTNVISKFVLSVSRSSYGMYLINLIPTFMFYYYIQPLDFTGTQVCLLIIALSLSTFFITWIIVVILGRIPFIKNLSGYY; encoded by the coding sequence ATGGCCAATAGATTGGAGTATATTGATTTATTAAAAGTTTTTTCAATTTTAGCTATCATTACCATCCATGCGTTTATGGTATGGCAGTCAGCTGAAATATTAAACGGAGTACTTATTTACTCATTTTGTGAGGTTGTTAGATTTGGCGTTCCTGTCTTTTTAATGGTCAGTGGTGCATTATTGCTTAATAGAGAGATTAACATAGTTGATTTTTTTAAAAAGAAGGTTAATCGTATTGTTGTTCCTTTTGTATTTTATTATATTTTAACCGCTTTTGTAATAGTTGTGTTATTAAATACCTCTCATAATCAAGTTGAGAATATTTTCGCTTTTAGATGGTATTTTTGGATGATTTTGGGTGTTTATTTAAGTTTACCTGTAATTAATAAATATGTTCAAAATTCTTCCTTGAATGAGTTAAGGTATTTTATATTACTATTTGTTCTTGCAGCGATATTTTACCAAATAACCTATTATTTCAAAATAGAGCAATATCTTTATTTAACATTGTTCCTATCTCCATTAGGATATCTTATTTTAGGATATTATTTATCTAAAAAAACTTTTAACATGAGTGCAAATAAAATCGTCATGCTTGCCCTTGTTATTTTTATTGTTTCAACCGTTATAAAAGTCTTCGGCCACCAATTTAATTATATGATGATTACTGACGACTATGTTGCTAATACTTCTCCAATTTTATCCTCATGGCTTGATGTGAGCATTTTTCAGATAATGCAGGCATCTTCTTTCTTTTTAATGTGCAAATATATTTATGAAACTGACGCAATTCCATTCAAATCAATTAAAAAAGTATTGCAAACTAATGTAATCTCAAAATTTGTATTGTCTGTTAGTAGATCCAGTTACGGAATGTATTTAATAAATTTAATTCCAACTTTCATGTTTTATTATTACATACAACCCCTTGATTTCACCGGAACTCAAGTGTGCTTATTGATTATTGCATTATCATTGTCCACATTTTTCATTACTTGGATTATTGTTGTAATCTTGGGCAGAATTCCTTTTATTAAAAATCTGTCTGGATATTATTAA
- a CDS encoding FkbM family methyltransferase codes for MNLKEKILSKSDSYNFYKNSYKSLSKKNKKLEKKAKKLEKKNKKKEKKIAKLNKNLRKKEKELDFAQSQANLTLKEKFDKEYTSFSYFCRPEQLDYYLDDNFEDNLKEVTQYLDPEERYAFKFLYLRSLFVNFIRRDNYYTEKEVELQNEFTEFRKNHIDGNEIGEFEFTGDYNLHPFLGFCLDDASLEFLKDKDIIDAGAFTGDTSLPLSKLTNANVYAFEPFDESFEVLNQNIKNNNITNIIPVKKSLGNIDGIRSLYLSGNKVQGITSDADFREYDVEFKVNETKVDTFVEENDLNVGFIIVDIEGAELDLLDGAKNTIMTQKPILTISIYHRLKDFVEIIPWIANLDLGYEFKILRESPWSFISDTSVLCIPKEYMK; via the coding sequence TTGAATTTAAAAGAAAAAATATTATCAAAAAGTGATTCCTATAACTTTTATAAGAATAGTTACAAATCATTATCAAAAAAGAATAAGAAACTTGAAAAAAAGGCAAAAAAACTAGAAAAAAAGAATAAGAAAAAAGAAAAAAAGATAGCAAAATTAAATAAAAATCTACGAAAAAAAGAAAAAGAACTTGATTTTGCACAATCCCAAGCAAACCTGACTTTAAAGGAGAAATTTGACAAAGAGTATACAAGTTTTAGCTACTTCTGCAGACCGGAACAACTTGATTATTACTTAGATGATAACTTTGAGGACAACCTAAAAGAAGTTACACAATATCTAGATCCAGAAGAGAGATATGCCTTTAAATTTCTCTATTTAAGAAGCCTTTTTGTTAATTTTATTAGAAGAGATAATTATTATACTGAAAAAGAAGTTGAATTGCAAAATGAGTTCACTGAATTTAGAAAAAACCACATTGACGGCAATGAAATTGGAGAATTTGAATTTACAGGAGACTACAATTTACATCCCTTCCTGGGTTTTTGTTTAGACGATGCAAGTTTGGAATTTTTAAAAGACAAAGACATTATTGATGCTGGAGCATTCACCGGAGATACATCTTTACCATTATCCAAATTAACCAATGCCAATGTATATGCATTTGAACCATTTGATGAATCTTTTGAAGTGTTAAATCAAAATATAAAAAATAATAACATAACAAACATTATTCCTGTAAAGAAATCACTTGGTAACATTGATGGAATAAGAAGTTTATATCTAAGTGGCAACAAGGTGCAGGGAATTACCAGTGATGCAGATTTCAGAGAATATGACGTTGAGTTCAAAGTTAACGAAACAAAAGTGGACACATTCGTTGAAGAAAATGATTTGAATGTTGGATTTATTATCGTTGACATCGAAGGGGCGGAATTGGATTTATTAGATGGTGCAAAGAATACTATCATGACACAAAAACCAATTTTAACAATAAGCATATATCATAGACTAAAAGATTTTGTTGAAATTATCCCATGGATTGCTAATTTAGATTTAGGATACGAATTTAAGATTTTAAGAGAATCTCCATGGTCATTTATATCCGATACAAGTGTTCTGTGCATACCTAAAGAATACATGAAATAA
- a CDS encoding glycosyltransferase family 2 protein, whose product MVGISVIIPVYNVEDYLSQCLDSICNQTFKDIEIICVNDGSIDNSLDILNEYAESDRRIKIINQHNQGLAASRNQGLKEAKGDYVYFIDSDDYIELDALEKLHENIVTNSSDMVLFKFQKVDDYRNVHKRGVEFKIDKIFGDIDYGNFTFTYKDVKRHVMNSAFSACLKLYRRDFIEDISFPIGLNFEDVPVHVKLMLEAESLSFVPEFLYNYRSNPDSILNSSANGFDIFKVIDMVEEYLKENGHYEELENEFIFFKIAQILVYLKSERSDEYFKRAKDEFEKITIKDEKTLKKYALKGYNRVLSYNNYSSYERKNKKPKGNKKSKTFSKKVFDVINRII is encoded by the coding sequence ATGGTTGGCATATCAGTGATAATTCCTGTTTATAATGTTGAAGACTATCTGAGCCAGTGTTTGGACAGCATCTGCAATCAAACCTTTAAGGATATTGAAATAATATGCGTCAATGACGGATCAATAGACAATTCCCTTGACATATTGAATGAATATGCCGAAAGTGATAGAAGGATAAAAATCATTAATCAGCATAATCAGGGCCTTGCCGCATCTCGAAACCAGGGATTGAAAGAGGCAAAGGGGGATTATGTTTACTTCATTGATTCGGACGATTACATAGAATTGGATGCCCTTGAAAAGCTACATGAAAATATCGTTACAAACTCTTCGGACATGGTGCTGTTCAAGTTCCAGAAAGTTGATGACTATCGAAACGTTCACAAGAGGGGTGTTGAATTCAAGATAGACAAGATTTTTGGCGATATTGACTATGGCAACTTCACATTCACATATAAGGACGTCAAAAGACATGTGATGAATTCGGCATTTTCCGCCTGTCTGAAGTTATACAGAAGAGATTTCATTGAGGACATCTCATTTCCTATTGGACTGAATTTTGAGGATGTTCCGGTTCATGTAAAGCTTATGCTTGAAGCGGAATCGCTCTCATTTGTTCCAGAATTCCTCTACAATTACAGGTCCAATCCGGATTCAATATTGAACTCATCAGCCAATGGATTTGATATATTCAAGGTGATTGACATGGTTGAGGAGTATCTTAAAGAAAATGGTCATTATGAGGAGCTTGAAAATGAATTCATATTCTTCAAGATAGCCCAGATATTGGTTTATCTTAAAAGCGAAAGATCAGATGAATACTTTAAAAGGGCAAAAGATGAATTTGAAAAAATCACCATTAAGGATGAAAAGACACTTAAGAAATATGCCCTGAAGGGATATAATCGTGTGTTAAGCTACAATAATTATTCAAGTTATGAAAGAAAAAATAAAAAACCTAAAGGAAATAAAAAATCAAAAACTTTTAGTAAGAAAGTTTTTGATGTAATAAATAGAATAATATAA
- a CDS encoding glycosyltransferase family protein — protein MKEHYDELVISFLFPPSDNVSGITVAKRVIENNKMVDVLHVNDDSQGSDLNDHVHDLINDEIIIDMPCNVDWWECISKFIKKGMKAINKDYNRIYSRSWLMSNHFLASEYKFKNQPVFWTAEFSDPLIYDLSNNEKSYKQMIVDDDAYIDRLNKEIAGLNGDFPLIEHNSSAYFIAEYLVYLFADKVIFTNENQRQIMLEQFPVDVMDLVFAKSEIMAHPTLPDDYYQIKKSKLKLNDDYINIAYFGGDYYGKRHFEGLFYALESLNHKYRDKIRLHIFIKDRKLIKRLVSTLDVKDNIKVKKPLEYLEFLNATTKFDVLVVNDVHTKGSFPINPYLPSKLSDYLGSSADIWAICEDGSALSKSNVKYKSDISDYSTSCDALVQILNDNGHIDEDCSFSEDYYQKRLTSLNELFESEFRKNQKLKKQLKEKPNKRFKLF, from the coding sequence ATGAAAGAACACTACGATGAGTTAGTCATTTCATTTCTGTTCCCTCCATCAGATAACGTTTCAGGAATAACCGTTGCCAAAAGGGTAATTGAAAATAATAAAATGGTTGACGTATTGCATGTTAATGACGATTCGCAAGGTAGTGACCTTAACGACCATGTTCACGATTTAATAAATGATGAAATCATAATTGACATGCCTTGTAATGTTGACTGGTGGGAATGCATATCAAAATTCATAAAAAAGGGAATGAAAGCCATCAATAAGGATTATAATCGCATCTATTCAAGGTCATGGTTGATGTCCAATCATTTTTTGGCTAGCGAGTATAAGTTCAAAAACCAGCCAGTCTTTTGGACAGCAGAGTTTTCAGACCCTCTGATTTATGATTTGTCAAACAATGAAAAATCATATAAGCAGATGATTGTGGATGATGATGCATACATAGATAGGCTAAACAAGGAGATTGCTGGATTGAATGGTGATTTCCCGCTAATTGAGCATAATTCATCCGCTTATTTCATTGCTGAATATTTGGTTTATCTCTTTGCGGATAAGGTCATTTTCACTAATGAAAATCAAAGGCAGATAATGCTTGAACAGTTTCCCGTTGATGTCATGGACCTTGTTTTTGCCAAAAGTGAAATAATGGCTCATCCCACATTGCCTGATGATTACTATCAAATCAAAAAATCAAAATTGAAATTGAATGATGATTACATTAATATTGCCTATTTTGGTGGAGACTATTACGGCAAGCGTCATTTTGAAGGATTATTCTATGCGTTGGAATCACTCAACCATAAATATAGGGATAAAATAAGACTCCACATATTCATCAAGGACAGGAAATTAATCAAAAGGTTGGTTTCAACACTTGATGTGAAGGACAACATTAAGGTTAAAAAGCCCTTGGAATATCTGGAATTCCTGAATGCCACAACAAAATTTGATGTCCTGGTCGTTAATGACGTGCACACAAAGGGCAGTTTCCCAATAAATCCATATTTGCCGTCCAAGCTGTCTGATTATCTTGGCTCATCAGCGGACATTTGGGCAATCTGTGAGGATGGAAGTGCGCTGTCCAAATCAAACGTCAAATACAAATCCGACATTTCAGATTATTCGACCTCATGTGATGCTTTGGTTCAGATTCTTAATGACAATGGCCATATTGATGAGGACTGCTCTTTCAGTGAAGATTATTATCAAAAAAGACTTACAAGTCTGAATGAACTGTTTGAAAGTGAGTTTCGAAAAAACCAAAAGCTAAAAAAGCAATTAAAGGAAAAGCCTAATAAGAGATTCAAGTTATTTTAG
- a CDS encoding glycosyltransferase family 2 protein — protein sequence MTKISIIIPVYNTSEYLDECLESVLNQKFQDIEIICVNDGSTDNSLEILQKYPVKIINQTNQGLSASRNNALKEASGEYILFLDSDDYISENALEEIYEIMESKDLDLLIFKIIEFDAKTREKSKYSYFEMDLLKSHVNGNVFNYSDVKELLFRISVTAPGKLYRRDLIGDMKFNEGLIFEDNPFFIELFLKAKRVYFDDNYYYFRRVHNDSITQSNFEKFPDVIPIYNIINDIVIRSGEYDTVKHKLFNRQCRDIYLRFSQVPDEMKQDFFLKIQDDFKSKKERYESDGTWELANKRSRKIFSNALKFNYYRDFESSINEYDIKRKNKKFKRKNKKTDKKIPKSINRLKKLFKH from the coding sequence TTGACTAAAATATCCATCATCATACCTGTTTACAACACTTCAGAATACCTGGACGAGTGTTTGGAAAGCGTATTGAATCAGAAGTTTCAGGATATTGAGATAATTTGCGTTAATGACGGGTCAACCGACAATTCCCTTGAAATACTTCAGAAGTATCCCGTTAAAATAATCAACCAAACCAACCAGGGACTATCAGCTTCACGTAACAATGCTTTAAAGGAAGCAAGCGGGGAATATATTCTATTTTTGGATTCAGATGATTACATTTCGGAAAATGCATTGGAGGAGATATATGAAATAATGGAATCGAAGGATCTTGACCTGCTGATATTCAAGATAATCGAATTTGACGCAAAAACAAGGGAGAAGTCAAAATATTCCTATTTTGAAATGGATTTGCTTAAAAGCCATGTTAACGGCAATGTATTCAATTACAGTGATGTGAAGGAACTGCTGTTTAGAATCTCAGTCACGGCGCCGGGCAAGTTATATCGAAGGGATTTGATTGGAGACATGAAATTCAATGAAGGGCTGATATTTGAGGACAATCCATTCTTCATCGAGCTTTTCCTTAAAGCCAAAAGGGTTTACTTTGATGACAACTATTATTATTTCAGAAGAGTCCACAACGACTCAATAACCCAATCCAACTTTGAAAAGTTCCCTGACGTAATTCCAATATACAACATCATAAATGATATTGTAATTCGCTCAGGGGAGTACGACACAGTTAAACATAAGCTATTCAACCGCCAATGCCGTGATATCTATTTAAGATTTTCCCAAGTTCCTGATGAAATGAAGCAGGACTTCTTTTTAAAAATTCAGGATGATTTTAAATCTAAAAAGGAAAGGTATGAAAGCGATGGCACATGGGAATTGGCCAACAAAAGAAGCCGAAAGATTTTCTCCAACGCTTTGAAGTTCAATTATTACAGGGATTTCGAATCATCCATAAATGAATATGATATTAAAAGGAAAAATAAAAAGTTCAAAAGAAAAAATAAAAAAACTGATAAAAAAATACCTAAATCAATCAATCGCTTAAAAAAACTTTTTAAACATTAA
- a CDS encoding glycosyltransferase family 2 protein, which yields MVKISVIMPVFNVEGYIEEALDSLLNQTMIDDIEVIMVDDGSTDSSRFIIDEYSDKYENFHAYHKANEGPGIARNYGLEFAKGEYVHFMDSDDYMPPQAYENLYDFNHDNDFIVGNILKFGEFNIWENILFKKAFKDFEGSVKSFRLEEYPNLLWDTITCNKLFKREFLDRFNIRFINENTYYEDLLFSFEAYINAESIGFSQKIFYFWRLRKNKSSITQKQDDVKNFTDRIKVLKIYHSLMVERGLDDRLSDIIYEKWLMHDLKTSLKKLNNYSGKYYDELIEGVCEMLDIIPDYLRDNLNCYLKILYRMVENHDINALLKFAHLEDEFLMNPQMELDIGEDYLKMVSFDCDTDDRQFNAVVSDVYNDGENLFMEFTENLSLTPKDYPHEILVSMIHQNDEFPLTLHNNKITIPLNLIKDFDHSKIKVTYKSSEFFYEVLLKNYKRHSIRYANYDIDLGIGINNVLYLDVKKKTYNEIVIEDIALEDEIFRFHCKSLKETKSMVLTNFVTYYQVTFPVDYDALSSRFTFTIPYDEFTRFIIKKYELNSPESFNSISVKREFKFIHNNTVVKFKNKRNKIYISNKSVHDSSGDVETLIRNNEKLINENNRLKSKNKELNKRIEEFKSRKAVRLIDDFKDKLR from the coding sequence ATGGTTAAGATTTCTGTTATTATGCCGGTTTTCAATGTAGAGGGATACATTGAGGAAGCGCTTGATTCTCTTCTCAATCAAACTATGATTGACGATATTGAAGTGATAATGGTAGATGACGGCTCAACAGACAGTTCCAGATTCATCATAGACGAGTATTCTGATAAGTATGAGAATTTCCATGCATACCATAAGGCAAATGAGGGTCCTGGAATAGCACGTAACTACGGTTTGGAATTTGCCAAGGGGGAATATGTCCATTTCATGGATTCCGACGATTATATGCCTCCTCAGGCTTATGAAAATTTGTATGACTTTAATCATGACAATGATTTCATTGTTGGAAATATCCTGAAGTTCGGGGAATTCAACATATGGGAAAACATTTTATTTAAGAAGGCATTCAAGGATTTCGAAGGCAGCGTAAAATCATTCAGGCTGGAGGAATATCCTAACTTATTGTGGGACACCATCACATGTAACAAGCTTTTCAAAAGGGAATTTTTAGACAGGTTCAACATTCGATTCATCAATGAGAACACCTATTATGAGGATCTGCTCTTCTCATTCGAAGCATACATTAACGCCGAGTCCATAGGCTTTTCACAAAAAATCTTCTATTTCTGGAGACTTAGAAAAAACAAGTCCTCAATCACTCAAAAGCAGGATGATGTCAAAAACTTCACTGACCGCATAAAAGTATTAAAGATTTACCATTCGCTTATGGTCGAGAGAGGATTGGATGACAGGCTTTCCGACATCATATATGAGAAATGGCTTATGCATGACCTGAAGACCTCCCTTAAGAAACTCAACAACTACTCCGGAAAGTATTATGATGAGTTGATTGAGGGTGTTTGTGAAATGCTGGACATAATTCCGGATTACTTGAGGGACAATCTGAACTGCTATTTGAAGATATTATATCGAATGGTTGAAAATCATGACATCAATGCCCTATTGAAGTTTGCGCATTTGGAAGATGAGTTTTTAATGAATCCTCAAATGGAATTGGATATCGGTGAGGATTACCTTAAGATGGTAAGTTTTGATTGTGATACGGACGACAGGCAATTTAATGCCGTTGTCAGTGATGTTTATAATGATGGCGAAAACCTGTTCATGGAGTTCACTGAAAATTTATCCCTAACTCCAAAAGATTATCCTCATGAAATTCTTGTTTCCATGATTCATCAAAATGATGAGTTTCCACTAACCTTGCATAATAATAAGATTACCATTCCATTAAATTTAATTAAGGATTTTGACCATTCAAAAATTAAAGTGACATATAAGTCAAGTGAATTTTTTTATGAAGTTCTTTTAAAAAATTATAAGCGACACTCAATAAGATACGCAAATTACGACATTGACCTTGGAATAGGAATCAACAATGTACTCTACCTTGACGTCAAGAAGAAAACATACAATGAGATTGTTATAGAGGACATTGCCCTTGAAGATGAGATATTCAGATTCCATTGCAAATCCCTTAAGGAAACAAAAAGCATGGTCCTTACAAATTTTGTCACATACTATCAAGTTACATTTCCGGTCGATTACGATGCCCTTTCTTCCAGATTCACTTTCACAATACCATATGATGAGTTTACAAGATTTATCATAAAGAAATATGAATTGAATTCTCCAGAGTCATTTAATTCCATTAGCGTCAAAAGGGAATTTAAATTCATCCATAACAATACCGTCGTGAAGTTCAAGAACAAGAGAAACAAGATCTACATTTCAAACAAGTCAGTTCATGATTCATCCGGAGATGTAGAAACCCTAATCAGGAATAATGAAAAGCTAATAAATGAAAACAATAGGCTGAAATCAAAAAATAAAGAGTTGAACAAAAGGATAGAAGAGTTCAAATCCCGAAAGGCCGTCAGGCTGATTGATGATTTTAAAGACAAATTAAGATAA